From the Aspergillus puulaauensis MK2 DNA, chromosome 1, nearly complete sequence genome, the window TATCCCATTGATCTGAGCACTTTTGAGAGCATAACGCCCGGCCAGCTAAACAAAAACTTGGCGTCATTGGCAAACATTTACCCCAGGAAACATCCCAAGTCTTGCCCAGGTGATGTTCAGAAAGACTCGGCTTTGGATGTCAAAGGCTTCACTCAAAAAATACTACCTCTGCCGTACTTGAGTGATGATACCCAGTTGGCCTTTGTGTTGCGTGTCTTGATGATTACCGCCTTATCCGCCGGAACACTCGCCCTGGGTCATTTGGCCTTGAAGGCCGCCGCATTCTTCATTTCAAGCTTCTTCGCTCGGTCAGTAACCACTAGCCAGATCTCCCCCAATTCTAGCATTCATACTACCAGCATCATCCCAATGGCGGAGGTGGAACAAACTTCTTTGTCAGCACTTTCGTCAACGACTCGCAGCGTCCAAGTTTTGGGGCACCAGCCTAACGGCTTATcccaacttcaacatctgATACGCGGGGCACCGTCGAGCATCGATTCATCACAGCCGTCCGAGAATTTTGAAATCCAAGTAGTCGGCGACTGTCATCTTGTCATCAAACCCCCAAATAAGTCACCGGGTTCAAGAAAGTCGCCAAAATTCAATGTCCAAGTCACCCGACGCAGCCAGCGGCTTCAGTATGAACTTTCTAGACTCTTTGATGGTGTTTACTCGCTCAAACTGGATCGAGAAGAGGCGTATGGTCCTGTCAACGTCACCATAACCGCCGACTCAAAACCACCAGTTAATCAAGTTGTGACGGTAGATCTGGGAACACCTTGGCTAAAAGTTGCGAACTGGAAGCGTGCAGCTCAGGCCATTACATCGGAGCTTGTGCGGGACGTGGGCACAGCACAAATGGGATTATCGGAAGTTTATGGCCGAGCCTCTAATGAACTCCAAGTACTCGTGGGGGACATAGTGAAACGGACACATTTTCTTCAACAGAAAGCGAGCCTCCTGCGCCGGGATTCTCTCTCAGTGTCTTTCAATACGCGAGACATCGCTTTACCGACATCCAAGCAACTTTCCGAAGTCTTTCAGCGCACTGCTGTGCAGCCCTTTCTATCCGCATCCTCTGTGCTGCAGTACCAAACCAAAAAGGTGAGCGATGAAGCGAAACAGATCGTGAGCAGTACATGGGAAAGGATCAACGCTTGTGCGCATCGTCTGAGCCCAAAGATTTGCGAGCACGTCCAAAATGTGCGGAAGTCGAAGACCCTCGACAAAGCGCACAAGAGAGCAAGACGCCTGATGAAAGGAAGTGCCTCATAGGGATTGTAGATGCTTGGCCAGAGCTATGCTTGGGATAACTAGTCCTATCCAGCGCTTGGTTCTACATATTCTGTATCTCTCTTTTATTCATATGTTAATTTTGCATGCGTTCTTGTTTCACTCACATCTTTTACTTTCTTATCAAgtttgggttgggttggtttcACTTTCGCGAAGATGAAATCAACAGTCTGTCTTATGTAACAATGAATAATGAAACAATTCTTTTCTATAATGCTCAGTCAAACCCCAaacaaaatatataactgtaatgttgtttgtttttgagTAGGCAGAAGACTCGAGCGGTGGCACACTAGTGTTGGCGGCCTCAGGCCATGAACCTACCCACTTGCAACCAAAAACAACCCGCCCATAattttcccctcctcctctccctccctaGTGATACCCACCCCATAGAGCCcttttctttatattttCCCATCTTCAGGTAATTCGCAGTCGCCTTCGCTAACTAGAGTCCTACTAACTttatccaaatccgcagaAACCAAAACGTACATTCACCATGTCTGACGCCGCTGAGACTAAGCCCGACCCCACCACCAGCGCTCCTGAGGAGACGACAAAGAAGGCGGAGGAGACCACCACTGCCACTGAAACTTCCAAGGTGGAGGAAGTTAAGGCCTCTGCCGAGTCTGCCGCTGAGTCTGCTACTGAAACCGTGAAGGATGCGACTGCCAAGACGTCTGACAGCGTCTTCGCCATGTTCGGTGGCGGCcccaagaaggagaagaaggaggatgaggaggaggtaaATGAGCGCTCTGGTTCTTCCAAGGCCCAGAagggtgaagatgaagtaaGTGCACACTTGTTCCTTCTTTCTTACGATTATCTTTCTGGTTCTGTTTTGCTGTggacttttttttcccttttttgtTTGTGAAGTCGCGTGCCTTCAGGGGTTGAATTCTGAggatatatttttaaaaccTAGAGAAATGGCTGACACGCATTCCCTACCTATAGGAAGAGGCTCCCGAGTCCCCTGAGGTTCACTTCGAGCCCGTCATCCGCCTTACGGAGACTGTTGAGACCAAGACCAacgaagagctcgaagagCAGACCTTCAAGATGCGCGCCAAGCTCTTCAGATTCGACCGTGATAgcaaggagtggaaggagcGTGGCACTGGTGATGTTAGACTGCTGAGGCACAAGGAGAACGGCAAGAGCCGTCTGGTGATGCGCAGAGACAAGACCCTGAAGGTCTGCGCCAACCACTACAGTATGTGCCTGATACGCAGAGTTATCTTTGATCCCGAAATGCTAATGCGAGTGTAGTTGTCCCCGACATGAAGCTCAGCCCCAACGTTGGTAGCGACCGCAGTTGGGTTTGGAACGCTGCTGCAGACGTCAGTGAGGGTGAGCCTGAGCCTTGCACTCTGGCCATTCGGTTTGCCAACAGTGAGAGTATGTTACCATATTGCTATCCACATGAAACCGACATTTTGTCCTAACCTGATGCAGATGCCAACCTCTTCAAGGACGCTTTCGAGTCGGCTCGTGAGGAGAACGCGAAGCTTCTCAAGCAGTAGATTTCCTTTCCGGACCGGCTTCTCAGAATTATTGAGCATTTGGAGGAATATTCTTAATGCATAGTTCCTACCCTTCTACCCTTTTATCACAACGGGATTGATGGAGTCCTCATCAACTCCGCATTTCCTTTATTTTTCTCCCCTGACACGATTCCCATTCAATTCCTGACCCATCAACCTTTCCCCTACCCTGCCCACGCCTTATGTACGCATGAATGAAAACGCAGAATGATGGTTCTGCTAATGGTTTCCCC encodes:
- a CDS encoding uncharacterized protein (COG:S;~EggNog:ENOG410PPJ7;~TransMembrane:1 (o483-505i)); the encoded protein is MADSSKPLPRRPHTASGISHLQYPTLPPLSGSVEEWLSRSRPIDMTSTPPADHPRQSLSESWATLSLSDIHSEDGAPSEQTDAGSLIDPSGPDDVASLDERYSSNDDMDGNYEEGLENEGYDSRSDVSESQELQPMFPQIGCSIDDSSLTAQTAFRQSTESIEFIEPDQWPEAERVQLKHTIRLIDGSEIAELGDNISTNLQDSTLMATLQQTITKKSIDTDKPFRVVYVGSSEFRGIILDKLGDVLVSSTSSGFESSSTESSRYHVVPTSFGAGAVPNFAELLPIHFQLIVDECLEATSESHIDRPRTINLKFKNRSACTSLWTRTGYGISSSTEWALPDMAIIFLSSQDTTAAMNTQKSARMFMERHGVPAMVISEKPLWKMSRESIPVNHHSLHMCLESRHIPTGKTTVLKRYPIDLSTFESITPGQLNKNLASLANIYPRKHPKSCPGDVQKDSALDVKGFTQKILPLPYLSDDTQLAFVLRVLMITALSAGTLALGHLALKAAAFFISSFFARSVTTSQISPNSSIHTTSIIPMAEVEQTSLSALSSTTRSVQVLGHQPNGLSQLQHLIRGAPSSIDSSQPSENFEIQVVGDCHLVIKPPNKSPGSRKSPKFNVQVTRRSQRLQYELSRLFDGVYSLKLDREEAYGPVNVTITADSKPPVNQVVTVDLGTPWLKVANWKRAAQAITSELVRDVGTAQMGLSEVYGRASNELQVLVGDIVKRTHFLQQKASLLRRDSLSVSFNTRDIALPTSKQLSEVFQRTAVQPFLSASSVLQYQTKKVSDEAKQIVSSTWERINACAHRLSPKICEHVQNVRKSKTLDKAHKRARRLMKGSAS
- a CDS encoding Ran GTPase-binding protein YRB1 (BUSCO:EOG09264XT5;~COG:U;~EggNog:ENOG410PJH4;~InterPro:IPR000156,IPR011993;~PFAM:PF00638;~go_process: GO:0046907 - intracellular transport [Evidence IEA]): MSDAAETKPDPTTSAPEETTKKAEETTTATETSKVEEVKASAESAAESATETVKDATAKTSDSVFAMFGGGPKKEKKEDEEEVNERSGSSKAQKGEDEEEAPESPEVHFEPVIRLTETVETKTNEELEEQTFKMRAKLFRFDRDSKEWKERGTGDVRLLRHKENGKSRLVMRRDKTLKVCANHYIVPDMKLSPNVGSDRSWVWNAAADVSEGEPEPCTLAIRFANSENANLFKDAFESAREENAKLLKQ